The genomic segment CAATTTGGTTGGTCACAAAAGAGTTTTCCAAACTTAGAATCCGCCAAAAACAGTATAAATTACAAAGGAAACCCAACAAATGCCACCGACAGAAAACCATTGGCATTCTCGGATAAAGGCGCATGGTTTGCCTTCGGATTCTTAGAACAATCAGAAGTTCAGGCAGGATTTTCAGGACCATTTTTAATGACAGAACAAAATGGAGTTTGGTTAAGTCCATCGTTTGTTTCGCTTCAGCTAAAGGACGAAAACAAACAAGAAGCCATCAACTGGAAAAGTGCATTGGTTGCTCAAAACAGCTACAACAGCCATTTAGAACAAGAATTTAAAAATGAAAAATTAGAGATAAAACAGCAATTAGTGTTTTTATCAGGACATTCGGTATTACAAAAAACAAGCATTACCAATAAATCAGGAAAAACGATAACACTATTTCCTTCGTATGAATCGAATATATTTTTAGATGATTTACAATTATCGAAAGAAGGAAACATATTAAAAATCGTTTCCACAAAAAGTACAGCCACAGGTTATATTCAGTTTTTGAAAAGCAATCCCGAAATTGAAATTTCAAAACAAGGATATAAAGCACAAACAGAAAAACTGGTATTAAAACCAAACGAAACCAAAGAAATTGTAGTTGCTCAAACCTTTATTTTTGCTCAATATTCATGGAAAAATGAAAACGAGGTTATTGCAAAAACAACATTCAACACTTTACTTAACAACACACAAAAAGAAAAAGAAAAGCAATTAGCACAATTAATTGCAAAAAAGAAAAGCATTTACAAAGATGCCGTTTATTCTGATTTGGTTGCAAAACTAGTATTGACATTACAAAATAATACCAGAATTGCCGCTGAAGGATTAAAACATGGCGGACTTTTTCCGAGTTACAATTACGAATGGTTTCATGGTTTTTGGGCTTGGGACAGTTGGAAACATGCAGTTGCTGTAGCCAATTATGATTCGGAATTAGCAAAAAATCAAATGAGAGCTTTGTTTGATTATCAGGAACCAAACGGCTTTATTCCGGATTGTATTTACAGAAATAATCTTTTGGAAGAGAATAATTACCGAAACACAAAAGCGCCACTTGCTGCATGGGCAATCTGGAAAATTTATGAGAAAACAAAAGACGTTAATTTCATAAAAGAGTTTTACCCAAAGCTAAAATTATATCACAATTGGTGGTACAAAGAGCGTGATCACGATCAGGATGGTTTATGCGAATTTGGCTCAACTGACGGTACTGTAATCGCAGCAAAATGGGAAAGCGGAATGGACAACGCCGTTCGTTTTGATGATAGCAAAATCCTGAAAAATGGAGAAAAAGCGTATTCATTAGATCAGGAAAGTGTCGATTTAAACTCGTTTTTATATGCCGAGAAAAACTATCTGAACAAAATGGCTGAGGTTTTAAAACTGACCGAAGAAGCTAAAAAATGGAAAGACGAAAGTGTTACCTTAAAATCTAAAATTCAGAATCAGTTTTGGGATGGCGCAACAGGTTGGTTTTACGACACAACAATCGACGGAAAAACATTGATAAAAGCAATGGGATGCGAAGGATATTTACCAATTTGGGCAGAAGTTGCAACAGCAGAACAAGCCAAAGCAGCCAAAACAAATATGCTGGATACAAATTCCCTAAACACATTTGTTCCTTTGCCAACATTGGCAGCAAATCATCCTAAATTTAAACCTGATAACGGATATTGGAGAGGACCGGTTTGGTTAGATCAAAGTTATTTTGGAATTAACGGATTAGAAAAATACAGATACAAAAACGAAGCAAACGAATTGGCACATAAACTAATTCATAATGCCGAAGGAGTTTTAGACAAAGGCACTTCAATTAGAGAAAACTATCAGCCAATTACAGGAAAAGGTTTAGAAGCCTTTAATTTTAGTTGGTCAGCGTCTCATTATTTAATGATGCTTTTAGAAGATAAATAGTTAAACAAGCTCTTGTGTATAAAATTTTAACACATAGAAACATAGATTCTGTACGTTCAAAAAAGGCGTTTCACTTCGCATTAATGCACATAGCTATGTGTGAAGAAATGTATTTCTTTTTTAATCTCTTTTTTAAGAATAAAACCTATGTTTCTATGTGTTTAATTAAACTTTTATAAATTACCGACAGCGAGTTAAGAATAACTATCTAAATTTGATTAACACAACAATATTACAAAGTATGTTCAACAAAAATATATCGCTTACAAAAATAGTATTGACAGGATTGCTTATTGCAAGTTGCAATTCGGCGCCTGTTTTTGCTCAAAGCAAAAAAGCTACAGTTACAGAAAAGAAAGATTCGCAGCGTTTTTTCTCAAAGCCTGATTTAATGCAAATAGGTGTTTATTATTATCCCGAACAATGGCCGAGAGAACAATGGGAACGTGATTTAAAAAACATCAAAAAACTGGGATTTGAATTTACGCATTTCGCTGAATTTGCCTGGACTTATATGGAACCTGAAGAAGGTAAATATGATTTTAAATGGTTGGATGATGCTTTGGCTATAGCCGAAAAACAAGGATTAAAAGTAATTCTTTGTACACCAACGCCAACTCCTCCGGCTTGGATGGGAGAGAAGTATCCTGAGATTTATTTAGTAGATGCAAGTGGTCGCCGTAGAGAACACGGTAACAGAGCCAATCAATCTGTTTCGAACGAAAAATACAGAGAGTTTGTAGAAAAAATCGTTACAGAACTTGGAAAAAGATACGGTAAAAACAAAAACATCATGGGCTGGCAAGTGGATAACGAACCAGGCGCACCAGATGATTTTAGTCCGTCTGCACAAAAAGGATTTCAGAAATGGCTTAAAACCAAATACGGAACAATCGAAAATCTGAATAAAGAATGGGTTGCAAGTTTCTGGAGCATTCGATATAATAATTTCGAACAAATCGCTATTCCAAATGCAGAGCTTTATTCTGAAGACAAATTGAGTCCGCATGCGATATTGGATTTCAAAAGATACACTGCAGATTCTCAGGCAGAATATCTGAATTTACAAGCAGAAACACTTCGTAAATATATTGACCCAAAACAATGGATTACTACAAATTATACTAACGTAGTTTACGGTGCAGATCCTAGAAGAACCGATAAAATGGATTTTGCAACTTACACAATGTATCCCGTAAGCGGAAGAAATACATTGGGAGGTCAGAATTTTAGAATGGGACAACCTAATAAAATTTCAGAAGCCAATGATTATTACAGATCTATAAATGGTGTTACAGGCGTTATGGAAATGCAGCCGGGACAAGTAAATTGGGCAAGCATAAACCCGCAATTGCTTCCGGGAACGGTTCATATGTGGATTTCACAAGCTTTTGGCGGAGGATGTTCGTTTACTTGCACATACAGATACAGACATCCGTTAGGAAGCAGCGAAATGTATCACGACGGAATCGTAGGAACTGATGGAGTAACTTTGTCACAAGGCGGAAAAGAGTTTGTACAATCAATCGAAGACATGAAATTGCTTCGTAAAGAATACAATCCAAAAGCGGTGATTCCAGAGAATCTTTCGAAAAGAAAAACTGGATTTTTATGGAGTCATGAAAATCTTTGGGACCTGGAAAACCAAAAACAAACAGAATTTTGGAGTACATGGAGACATAGAAATACGTACACATCAGCTATAAAATCAACTGGTGCACCAATGGATTTTATTACAGAAGAAGATGATTTCTCTGCTTATCCGTTTATTGTCGCTCCGGCTTATCAGCTTATCGATCAGAAATTAGTCGACAAATGGACGAAATATGTAGAGAATGGCGGAAACTTAATTCTTTCTTGCCGTACGGGTCAAAAAGATAAAAACGGACATTTCTTTGAAGCTAATTGGAGCGCACCAATCGTGCCTTTAATTGGAGCTGATGTAGAATTTTTTGACATGCTTGTCGAAGATGTAAACGGAACTATAAATGCCGGAACGAATACCTACAAATGGAATTCATGGGCAGATGTTTTAAACCCAAAACAAGGAACTGAAGTTTTAGCAACTTATGCAGATCAGTTTTATAAAGGAAAAGCAGCGGCAATTACCAGAAAATTAGGCAAAGGAACAATCACTTATATTGGCGCCGAAAGTAAAGACGGAAACTTGGAAAGACAAGTTGTCCGAACAATTTACGAACGTGCAAAAGTTGCGATCGAAGACTTGCCAAGAGGTGTATATGTAGAATGGAGAGATGGTTTTTATGTGGGCGTAAATTATACAAATGAGCCAGTAAACTTGCCAGTTCCTCAAGGAAGTAAAATATTGATTGGACAAAATCCTTTACAGCCGGCTCAGGCTATTATTTGGAAATAAAAGTAAAAGTTTGCCACGAAGTATTTGGAAATAAAGTTTGCCACGAATTCCACGAATTAGCACGAATTTTTTAAAATAGCATACGCATAGTAATTAGTGTAAATTCGTGAAATTCGTGGCAAAAAAAAAATAATTTAATATAGTAACAATGACTTTTTCAGAAGCAACTATTCAGGATTTAGTAAAAGAACATTACGGATTAATCGTAACCGTAAAAGCATTAAATGGATATGATGAATTGAATTTTCTTTTATCGAATGAGAAAAATGAAAAATACATTCTAAAAGTGTCCAATGAGAGTCATCCATTTCCTTTTTTAGAAGCGCAGATAAATATTATTCAGCACCTTAAAAAAAGCAATATTTCTGATTGTTTTCAGCATTTTAGCATCAATAAACAAGGAGAAGAATTAACCAAAATAGTAAGAGATTCTAAAATCTATTATATTAGAATTTTAAACTTTCTCGAAGGTACTTTTTGGGTTGATGTAGAAAATAAAACAAGCGAATTACATCATAATCTAGGAACTTTTTTAGGTAATATGGACAATGCGTTACAGGATTTTTCTCATCCCGCAATGCATCGCAGTTATACCTGGGATATTAGCCGTGCCAGTGAAGCAGGGGATAACCTAAAATATATTTTAAATCACGAAAAAAGACGTATTGCAGGCTATTTTCTGTTACAGTTTGATACCGAAGTTTTGCCGCAAATTCATCGTTTAAGACATGCATATGTGCATAACGATGCCAACGATTATAATGTATTAGTGCAAGAAAATCGCATAAGAGGTTTAATTGATTTTGGCGATATGGTTTATACCGCGCTTATCAATAATTTGGCAATAGCCTGTACTTATGCAATGCTCGACGAAGAAGATCCGTTGGCGGTTGCTGCATCGATTGTTGCAGGATATCATAAAGCGTACGCATTGACAGAACAAGAATTAGATTTATTACATTATTTAATTGCTGGAAGACTTTGTATAAGCGTGACACAATCTGCTTATAATGCATCATTAGACAGTAACAACGAACATCATTTTATTACTGAAAAACCAGCTTGGGATTTGTTGTATAAACTAATTCAGATTAACCCAATTAAAGCTCAGGATGCTTTTAGAAAAGCGTGCGGTTTTACCGGATTAATCAATGAAGATGATTATAGTGATTTATTGGAAATTCGTAAAAAGAAAATTGGTCGAAATTTAAGTATTGGTTACAAAGACAAACTAAAAATTGTCAAAGGAGCACTGCAATATTTGTACGATGATAAAGGGAGAACCTTTGTAGATTGCGTCAATAATCCTTCGCACGTGGGGCATTGTCATCCGGTTGTAGTTCGAAAAATGCAAAAACAAATTGCAACTTTAAATACCAATACAAGATATTTGAATGACGCTATAACAGAATATGCCGAAAAATTAACAGCAACATTACCAGAGAAATTAAGCGTTTGCTATTTCGTAAATTCAGGAAGTGAAGCCAATGATTTAGCGATCAGAATGAGCCGTCATTATACCAACCAAAAAGATGTAATTGTACTCGATCATGCGTATCATGGAACATCAACTGTAGCAATGGAAATGAGTCCGTATAAATTTGACAGCAAAGGTGGTTCCGGTCAAATGCCTTGGATTCACAAAGCGATAAATCCGGATTTGTATCGTGGTCCGTATAAATATGGTGATGCAAAAGCCGGAGAAAAATATGCCGAAGATGTACAAAGAATCATTGAAGATTTAAAGAAAGAAGACAAAGCACCAGCCGTATTTATCTGCGAAACCTTATTAGGAGTTGGAGGTCAGATTCCGTTACCGGAAAATTATCTAAAAACCGCTTACGAATATGTCAGAGCAGCCGGAGGTGTTTGTATTGCCGATGAGGTTCAGGTTGGTTTCGGGAGAATTGGAGATCATTTCTGGGGATTTGAATTGCAAAATGTAGTCCCTGATATTGTAGTTTTAGGAAAACCAATTGGTAACGGGCATCCGCTTGCGGCAGTAATTGTAACGGAAGAAATTGCAGATTCTTTCAATAACGGATTGGAATATTTTAACACTTTTGGCGGAAATCCTGTTTCTATGACAACAGGTTTAGCAGTTTTAGATGTTATTCAGGAAGAAGAAATGCAACAGCACGCTTTAGAAGTTGGAAATCATTTAATGAACGGGCTTAAAGGTTTAATGGCAAAATACCCAATCATAAGTGACGTTCGCGGACATGGATTATTCATTGGTGCCGAAATGGTTAAAGACAAAACAACAATGGAACCCGCAGTTCCAGAAATAGATATCGTAGTCGAAAAATTGAAGGCAAACGGATATTTATTAAGTACCGATGGACCATTGCATAACGTATTAAAAATAAAACCACCAATGACTTTCAGTAAACAAAATGCTGACGAAATGGTGAAATTCCTAGATATCGCTTTAAGCGAATTGTAGAAAAAAGTTTAACACATAATCTTGAAGTTTAATGGCATTAAGTGAAGCTTTTTGGATTATAAAATTAATCTCGCAAAGACGCAAAGTCGCAAAGGTTTTGTCACTTCGATCGAAATGACAATATTGAGTTTAAGCTTTGGGTCTTTATGCCTTTAAGGAAAGAATTACATAATAAAATATCAAAATGAATAACAATAATATCCTTTCCAAGAGTTCTATTAATCTTGAAGGTTTAGAAAAGCAATTAGAGGGTAAATTATTTTACGATCACACGATGCGTTTGCTCTATGCAACAGATGCCAGCGCTTATAAAGAAATGCCTTTGGCGGTTGCGATTCCGAAAACGAAGGAAGATATTCAGAAAATTATAGCCTTTGCAAGAGAAAATAATAGCAGTGTGATTCCGCGTGCAGCCGGAACTTCGCTTGCGGGACAAGTAGTTGGAAACGGAATTATTGTTGATATTTCGCAAGAGTTCACGAAAATTATCTCTGTAGATCAGGAAAATAAATCGGCTTGGGTAGAACCGGGTGTAATTCGTGATGAACTAAATCTTCATCTAAAACAATATAAACTCTTTTTTGGTCCCGAAACTTCTACCAGTAATCGCTGTATGATTGGCGGAATGGTTGGAAACAATGCTTGTGGCGCAAGATCTGTTATTTATGGATCTACGCGTGAACATTTATTGGAAATAAAAGGTTTTCTTGCCGATGGCAATGAAGTTACTTTTGGTTCATTAACTAATGCTGAATTTGAAGACAAATGCAACGGAATCAATGTTGTGAGTCCGTTAGAGCAAACTATTTATGTTCAGGCAAAAGAAATATTATCTTCTGAAACAAACAGAACTTTATTCGAAGATAATTTTCCTAAGAAAACAATTCCGAGGAGAAATACAGGTTATGCTTTGGATTTATTGGCAGATTCGATGCCTTTTGGAACTTTCGATGAAAAATTCAATTTCTGTAAATTAATTGCAGGATCTGAGGGAACTTTGTTCTTTTCTACAGCTATAAAATTGAACTTGGTTGATGCATTAAAACCTTACGCAGCTTTGGTTTGTGTACATTTTGAAAGTATAAATGAATCGCTAAAAGCAAATATAGAAGCGTTAAAATTTAATCCGGATAGTGTTGAGTTAATTGATCATTATATTCTGGAATGTACCAAAGAAAATATCGAACAAAGCAAGAATCGTTTTTTTGTAAAAGGAGATCCTCAGGCAATTTTGGCGGTTGAATTTTTAAGAGATTCCCAAGAAGAAATTGATGCTGTTGCAAAAGAAATGGAAGCTTTGATGCGTTCTAAAAACTTGGGTTATCATTTCCCGATTGTTTATGGCGACGATACCAATAAAGTCTGGACATTAAGAAAAGCAGGCTTAGGTTTATTGTCGAATATTCCGGGTGATGCAAAAGCGGTTGCGGTAATCGAAGATACTGCCGTTGATGTTAATGATTTACCGGATTTTATCGAAGATTTTAATGCGATACTAAAAGAACGAAACTTAAACTGCGTGCATTATGCGCATGCGGCAACGGGAGAATTGCATTTGCGCCCGATTATAGATTTAAAAACTAAAGAAGGCACAGCAATTTTTAGAACTATTGCGACAGATATTGCACATTTAGTAAAAAAATATAAAGGTTCTTTGAGTGGAGAACATGGCGATGGAAGACTTCGAGGAGAATTTATTCCGTTGATGTTGGGCGAAGAAATCTATCAATTGTTTATTCAGGTAAAACAAGTTTGGGATCCTTGGGGAGTTTTTAATCCGGGCAAAATTGTGAATACGCCACCAATGGATTCGAGTTTGAGATATACGGCAGGTCAGGAAACACCAATGCCGGAAACGTATTTTGATTTCTCTGAACATAACGGGATCCTCCGTGCTGCCGAAATGTGCAACGGATCTGGAGATTGTAGAAAAACGGAGAAAAGCGGTGGTACAATGTGCCCAAGTTATATGGCAACGCGCGATGAAAAACATACAACGCGTGCAAGAGCCAACATGTTGCGAGAAACTATTACAACTTCGAAAAAAGCGAATCGATTTGATGATGAAAATCTGCTTGATGTACTTGATTTGTGTTTAAGCTGTAAAGGCTGTAAATCTGAATGTCCGTCGAATGTTGATATGGCAAAATTAAAAGCCGAAACATTACAACAATATCATGATAAAAATGGTGTAAAATTCCGTTCAAGATTGATTGGAAATACGCCAAAAATAAACAACTTGTTTGCTGCAATTCCCTGGATGTATAATTTATCTACAAAAGGTGTTTTGGGCAATGTTATTAAAAGAACAACCGGTTTTGCCACAGAAAGAAAACTGCCTTTGATGCACAAAATTACTTTTGCAAAATGGATGAAAAATTACATTCAAGATGGTGATTTTGCAAATGGTGTAGTGTATTTGTACAATGATGAGTTTCTGAATTATTATGATGTCGAAATTGGTCAAACAGCTGTAAAACTCTTGAATGGTTTGGGATATCTGGTTGAAATTCCAAAAATTGGAATCAGCGGAAGAACGTATCTTTCGAAAGGAATGCTAAAAGAAGCAAGAGAAATTGCAGAACAAAACACAAGAGATTTCGAAATTTCAATTCCGGAAAATGGAGTTTTAATCGGAATTGAACCTTCGGCGATATTGAGTTTTCGTGATGAATATCCTGATTTATGCCGTGGAGATTTAAAAGCAAAAGCCAAAACATTTGCAACTAGAAGCTTTTTAATCGAAGAGTTTTTAGCCAATGAATTAGAGGCTGGACGAATTTCAGCAAATAGTTTTACCGATAAAACGGAGAGAGTTCGAATGCACGGACATTGTTTTCAGAAAGCCTTGTCGTCATTGGTTCCGCTAAAGAAAATATTAATGTTGCCAAAGAATTATACCGTTCTCAATATTCCGAGTGGATGTTGTGGAATGGCGGGTTCATTTGGTTATGAAAAAGAGCATTATGATATTTCTATGAAAATAGGAGAGTTGGTTTTATTTCCAACCATTCGTTCAGAAGAAGCTGCAACATTGATTTCGGCTTCAGGAACAAGCTGCAGACATCAAATTGCGGACGGTACAGGTCGAAAAGCCCAACATCCGGTAGAAATACTTTACGACGCCTTGAAATAGGCTTTACTACTTAATATTTATTGTCCTGTAAGGTTTTTTTAATCTTGCAGGACAATTGTTTAAGCAATCAAGAGAACATCTTTATGGTATTTTCTTTTATATTCTAAAGGAGACATACCGGTAATTTTTCGAAACACTTCCCGAAATGCTTTTACATCAGAATAGCCAACATCATACATAACTTCATTAATTGTTTTGCGATTGCTTTCAAATGCTTTTTTTGCGGCTTCTATTTTGACTCTTTGTGAGTATTCAATTGGAGTATTTCCGGTAGCTTTTATAAATCTTCGATCAAAATTCCTTCTTCCAACATTAAATTTTGAGGATAATTCTCCAATAGATATTTTTTCGTCTAAATTCTTTTCGATGTATAATTGGGCAAGTTGCACCATTTCGTCATCATGTTTCTTTTGACCTGTAAAAATGGCAAATTGAGACTGCGTATTTCGGTTCATTTCTATCTGGAAAACTTTAGAACAATAAATAGCTGTATTTCTATCATAATATTTCTCAATCAAATAAATCATTAAATTAAGAAATGAATATGCTCCGCCATTTGTATAAATTCCTTTTTCATCAGTAATCAATTCATCAATCTGTAAATTGACTTTTGGAAACATTGATCTAAAATTTTCTGTTACAGACCAATGTGTAGAACAGCTTTTTCCGTCTAACAATCCAGATGCTGCAAGAACAAATGCTCCCGTGCAAATGGTGGCAATTTCGGCACCGTTTCTGTATTGTTTTTCTAACCACGGCAATAACGGCTCATTATCTTTTAATGCAAGATTATAATTATGATTTAATGAAGGTATAATTATAAGATCAGTTTTAGTAACGGCCGAGATGTTAAGATGTGGTCTTACGGTAAATAATCCATCATTGAAATCTACTTTTTCAGAAATGCCGGCTAATTGTATGGTAAACAGCTCTTTTTTGCCATTTGCCTTATTATAGCCATTTGCTTTATTAAAGATTTCGTAAGCACCTGTAATGCTCGGAAGATTATTATCTCCATTTGGAACTATAATGGTAAGATGTTTCATCGCTTTTTTTTATAAGTAAAGATAAGAAATGTTTTTGTCCAAAACTACCCCGTACAATGTCTGATTAACACCCTGTTAGTATCAATATTAGATGATAATTTTACAGTACTAAATTCAAACAGAGCTATTTATGAATATTTTAAACAAAAAGGCACCATGGCAAAAATGACGGTGATTTACACCACACCAAAAGATAAAGAATTTTTTGAAAAACATTATTTCGAAGTACATGTTCCGATGGCAAAACAATTACCCGGATTATTAAAATATGAAATCAATGATGGTCCGGTTATTTCGCTTACAGGACATAATGATATTTATCGAGTAGCCAATTTGTATTTTGACTCACTTGAAATAATGAT from the uncultured Flavobacterium sp. genome contains:
- a CDS encoding trehalase family glycosidase: MGKKKILFILASFFILQFGWSQKSFPNLESAKNSINYKGNPTNATDRKPLAFSDKGAWFAFGFLEQSEVQAGFSGPFLMTEQNGVWLSPSFVSLQLKDENKQEAINWKSALVAQNSYNSHLEQEFKNEKLEIKQQLVFLSGHSVLQKTSITNKSGKTITLFPSYESNIFLDDLQLSKEGNILKIVSTKSTATGYIQFLKSNPEIEISKQGYKAQTEKLVLKPNETKEIVVAQTFIFAQYSWKNENEVIAKTTFNTLLNNTQKEKEKQLAQLIAKKKSIYKDAVYSDLVAKLVLTLQNNTRIAAEGLKHGGLFPSYNYEWFHGFWAWDSWKHAVAVANYDSELAKNQMRALFDYQEPNGFIPDCIYRNNLLEENNYRNTKAPLAAWAIWKIYEKTKDVNFIKEFYPKLKLYHNWWYKERDHDQDGLCEFGSTDGTVIAAKWESGMDNAVRFDDSKILKNGEKAYSLDQESVDLNSFLYAEKNYLNKMAEVLKLTEEAKKWKDESVTLKSKIQNQFWDGATGWFYDTTIDGKTLIKAMGCEGYLPIWAEVATAEQAKAAKTNMLDTNSLNTFVPLPTLAANHPKFKPDNGYWRGPVWLDQSYFGINGLEKYRYKNEANELAHKLIHNAEGVLDKGTSIRENYQPITGKGLEAFNFSWSASHYLMMLLEDK
- a CDS encoding beta-galactosidase, whose translation is MFNKNISLTKIVLTGLLIASCNSAPVFAQSKKATVTEKKDSQRFFSKPDLMQIGVYYYPEQWPREQWERDLKNIKKLGFEFTHFAEFAWTYMEPEEGKYDFKWLDDALAIAEKQGLKVILCTPTPTPPAWMGEKYPEIYLVDASGRRREHGNRANQSVSNEKYREFVEKIVTELGKRYGKNKNIMGWQVDNEPGAPDDFSPSAQKGFQKWLKTKYGTIENLNKEWVASFWSIRYNNFEQIAIPNAELYSEDKLSPHAILDFKRYTADSQAEYLNLQAETLRKYIDPKQWITTNYTNVVYGADPRRTDKMDFATYTMYPVSGRNTLGGQNFRMGQPNKISEANDYYRSINGVTGVMEMQPGQVNWASINPQLLPGTVHMWISQAFGGGCSFTCTYRYRHPLGSSEMYHDGIVGTDGVTLSQGGKEFVQSIEDMKLLRKEYNPKAVIPENLSKRKTGFLWSHENLWDLENQKQTEFWSTWRHRNTYTSAIKSTGAPMDFITEEDDFSAYPFIVAPAYQLIDQKLVDKWTKYVENGGNLILSCRTGQKDKNGHFFEANWSAPIVPLIGADVEFFDMLVEDVNGTINAGTNTYKWNSWADVLNPKQGTEVLATYADQFYKGKAAAITRKLGKGTITYIGAESKDGNLERQVVRTIYERAKVAIEDLPRGVYVEWRDGFYVGVNYTNEPVNLPVPQGSKILIGQNPLQPAQAIIWK
- a CDS encoding aminotransferase class III-fold pyridoxal phosphate-dependent enzyme codes for the protein MTFSEATIQDLVKEHYGLIVTVKALNGYDELNFLLSNEKNEKYILKVSNESHPFPFLEAQINIIQHLKKSNISDCFQHFSINKQGEELTKIVRDSKIYYIRILNFLEGTFWVDVENKTSELHHNLGTFLGNMDNALQDFSHPAMHRSYTWDISRASEAGDNLKYILNHEKRRIAGYFLLQFDTEVLPQIHRLRHAYVHNDANDYNVLVQENRIRGLIDFGDMVYTALINNLAIACTYAMLDEEDPLAVAASIVAGYHKAYALTEQELDLLHYLIAGRLCISVTQSAYNASLDSNNEHHFITEKPAWDLLYKLIQINPIKAQDAFRKACGFTGLINEDDYSDLLEIRKKKIGRNLSIGYKDKLKIVKGALQYLYDDKGRTFVDCVNNPSHVGHCHPVVVRKMQKQIATLNTNTRYLNDAITEYAEKLTATLPEKLSVCYFVNSGSEANDLAIRMSRHYTNQKDVIVLDHAYHGTSTVAMEMSPYKFDSKGGSGQMPWIHKAINPDLYRGPYKYGDAKAGEKYAEDVQRIIEDLKKEDKAPAVFICETLLGVGGQIPLPENYLKTAYEYVRAAGGVCIADEVQVGFGRIGDHFWGFELQNVVPDIVVLGKPIGNGHPLAAVIVTEEIADSFNNGLEYFNTFGGNPVSMTTGLAVLDVIQEEEMQQHALEVGNHLMNGLKGLMAKYPIISDVRGHGLFIGAEMVKDKTTMEPAVPEIDIVVEKLKANGYLLSTDGPLHNVLKIKPPMTFSKQNADEMVKFLDIALSEL
- a CDS encoding FAD-linked oxidase C-terminal domain-containing protein: MNNNNILSKSSINLEGLEKQLEGKLFYDHTMRLLYATDASAYKEMPLAVAIPKTKEDIQKIIAFARENNSSVIPRAAGTSLAGQVVGNGIIVDISQEFTKIISVDQENKSAWVEPGVIRDELNLHLKQYKLFFGPETSTSNRCMIGGMVGNNACGARSVIYGSTREHLLEIKGFLADGNEVTFGSLTNAEFEDKCNGINVVSPLEQTIYVQAKEILSSETNRTLFEDNFPKKTIPRRNTGYALDLLADSMPFGTFDEKFNFCKLIAGSEGTLFFSTAIKLNLVDALKPYAALVCVHFESINESLKANIEALKFNPDSVELIDHYILECTKENIEQSKNRFFVKGDPQAILAVEFLRDSQEEIDAVAKEMEALMRSKNLGYHFPIVYGDDTNKVWTLRKAGLGLLSNIPGDAKAVAVIEDTAVDVNDLPDFIEDFNAILKERNLNCVHYAHAATGELHLRPIIDLKTKEGTAIFRTIATDIAHLVKKYKGSLSGEHGDGRLRGEFIPLMLGEEIYQLFIQVKQVWDPWGVFNPGKIVNTPPMDSSLRYTAGQETPMPETYFDFSEHNGILRAAEMCNGSGDCRKTEKSGGTMCPSYMATRDEKHTTRARANMLRETITTSKKANRFDDENLLDVLDLCLSCKGCKSECPSNVDMAKLKAETLQQYHDKNGVKFRSRLIGNTPKINNLFAAIPWMYNLSTKGVLGNVIKRTTGFATERKLPLMHKITFAKWMKNYIQDGDFANGVVYLYNDEFLNYYDVEIGQTAVKLLNGLGYLVEIPKIGISGRTYLSKGMLKEAREIAEQNTRDFEISIPENGVLIGIEPSAILSFRDEYPDLCRGDLKAKAKTFATRSFLIEEFLANELEAGRISANSFTDKTERVRMHGHCFQKALSSLVPLKKILMLPKNYTVLNIPSGCCGMAGSFGYEKEHYDISMKIGELVLFPTIRSEEAATLISASGTSCRHQIADGTGRKAQHPVEILYDALK
- a CDS encoding helix-turn-helix domain-containing protein translates to MKHLTIIVPNGDNNLPSITGAYEIFNKANGYNKANGKKELFTIQLAGISEKVDFNDGLFTVRPHLNISAVTKTDLIIIPSLNHNYNLALKDNEPLLPWLEKQYRNGAEIATICTGAFVLAASGLLDGKSCSTHWSVTENFRSMFPKVNLQIDELITDEKGIYTNGGAYSFLNLMIYLIEKYYDRNTAIYCSKVFQIEMNRNTQSQFAIFTGQKKHDDEMVQLAQLYIEKNLDEKISIGELSSKFNVGRRNFDRRFIKATGNTPIEYSQRVKIEAAKKAFESNRKTINEVMYDVGYSDVKAFREVFRKITGMSPLEYKRKYHKDVLLIA
- a CDS encoding EthD family reductase, translated to MAKMTVIYTTPKDKEFFEKHYFEVHVPMAKQLPGLLKYEINDGPVISLTGHNDIYRVANLYFDSLEIMMESFKSDIGQQCAVDRRIFASDDMVQIYIYDSKNT